From a single Candidatus Microthrix subdominans genomic region:
- a CDS encoding RidA family protein, translating into MRRPITSPTAAAVGPYSHGVDADGVVYCSGQTPIDPATGALVEGDVARRTEQCFDNLFGVLAAAGLTPEDVVKINVFLTDMDDFEEMNRVYASRFVEPFPARTTIGVASLPLGSNIEIDLIAQRR; encoded by the coding sequence ATGCGCCGGCCCATCACCAGCCCAACCGCCGCTGCGGTCGGTCCGTACAGCCACGGCGTCGACGCCGACGGTGTCGTCTATTGCTCGGGGCAGACGCCGATCGACCCCGCCACCGGCGCGCTCGTCGAGGGTGACGTCGCCCGACGCACCGAGCAGTGTTTCGACAACCTGTTCGGCGTGCTCGCAGCGGCCGGGCTCACCCCGGAGGACGTGGTGAAGATCAACGTCTTCCTGACCGACATGGACGATTTCGAAGAGATGAACCGGGTGTACGCCTCCAGGTTTGTTGAGCCATTCCCGGCGCGCACCACCATCGGGGTGGCTTCGCTCCCGCTCGGCTCGAACATCGAGATCGATCTGATCGCGCAGCGTCGGTGA
- the radA gene encoding DNA repair protein RadA — translation MASKASPAPVFRCLACGQEAPKWAGRCGGCGDWNTLTEELAAPADDHPIPHVPGTVRAIGDVPELGDPQFATGIGELDRTLGGGFTGASVSLIGGEPGVGKSTLLLQASAGVARSGRGVLYVTAEESANQLKRRAQRLDSICDELYVLAETRLEVVLARLAETTPALVVVDSVHTLYDDRVSGVPGSVTQVREATNALVAVARRSGAAVVLVGHVTKDGGLAGPRVLEHAVDTVMHFEGDRDGALRLLRVVKHRFGATDRVGMFRMGRQGIESLDDPSGLLLADRRAGVPGSAVVAVLEGHRPVLVEVQALVSPARRAPGGTAPAPSPGWCPGASTSSWRCSLSGRSST, via the coding sequence ATGGCTTCCAAAGCATCACCCGCACCCGTCTTCCGCTGCCTGGCCTGTGGGCAGGAGGCCCCCAAGTGGGCCGGTCGCTGCGGCGGGTGCGGCGACTGGAATACCCTCACCGAGGAGCTGGCGGCTCCGGCCGACGACCACCCGATCCCGCACGTGCCGGGCACGGTGCGGGCGATCGGTGACGTTCCCGAGCTGGGGGACCCACAGTTCGCAACCGGCATAGGCGAGCTGGACCGAACGCTGGGCGGCGGCTTCACCGGGGCATCGGTCAGCCTGATCGGGGGTGAGCCGGGGGTGGGCAAGAGCACGCTGTTGTTGCAGGCCTCTGCGGGCGTGGCCCGGAGTGGCCGCGGCGTGCTCTACGTCACCGCCGAGGAGTCGGCCAATCAGCTCAAGCGACGCGCCCAGCGCCTGGACTCCATCTGCGACGAGTTGTACGTGCTGGCCGAGACCAGGCTGGAGGTGGTGCTGGCTCGGCTGGCCGAGACCACCCCGGCGTTGGTGGTCGTCGACTCGGTCCACACGCTCTATGACGACAGGGTCAGCGGCGTGCCCGGCTCGGTCACCCAGGTGCGTGAGGCCACCAACGCCCTGGTGGCGGTCGCCCGGCGCAGCGGTGCCGCCGTCGTGTTGGTCGGCCATGTCACCAAGGACGGCGGCCTGGCCGGGCCGAGGGTGCTGGAGCACGCCGTCGACACCGTGATGCACTTCGAGGGCGACCGCGACGGCGCGCTGCGGCTGTTGCGGGTGGTGAAGCACCGCTTCGGTGCCACCGACCGGGTGGGCATGTTTCGCATGGGCCGCCAGGGCATCGAGTCCTTGGACGATCCGTCCGGGCTGTTGCTGGCCGATCGGCGCGCCGGGGTACCCGGTTCGGCGGTGGTGGCCGTGCTCGAGGGCCACCGGCCAGTGCTGGTCGAGGTGCAGGCGCTGGTCAGCCCCGCCCGGCGGGCACCGGGGGGTACGGCACCCGCACCGTCACCGGGCTGGTGCCCAGGCGCATCGACCTCATCCTGGCGGTGCTCGCTCAGCGGGCGCAGCTCGACCTGA
- a CDS encoding rhodanese-like domain-containing protein: protein MNRPSPIRAVLASLALLVAGPALAGCSGDEAADAATPGAEGSNAPAPGREAAGVALDADRIVIDVRTPEEFDAGHVNDARLIDIQGPDFDAQIAELDPDADYVVYCRSGNRSAVAAGEMRAIGLDVLDGGAMDDMTAAGWPAG, encoded by the coding sequence ATGAATCGCCCTTCACCCATTCGAGCCGTCCTCGCGTCCTTGGCATTGTTGGTAGCAGGGCCAGCGCTCGCCGGGTGCTCCGGCGATGAGGCGGCAGATGCAGCCACCCCCGGCGCCGAAGGCTCGAACGCTCCAGCGCCGGGCCGGGAAGCAGCCGGGGTGGCGTTGGATGCCGACCGCATCGTCATCGACGTACGTACTCCCGAGGAGTTCGACGCCGGCCACGTCAACGATGCTCGGCTCATCGACATTCAGGGACCGGACTTCGACGCCCAGATCGCCGAACTCGACCCCGACGCCGACTACGTCGTCTATTGCCGCAGCGGCAATCGTTCAGCGGTCGCAGCCGGGGAGATGCGGGCCATCGGCCTGGACGTCCTCGACGGTGGAGCAATGGACGACATGACCGCCGCCGGGTGGCCTGCCGGCTGA
- a CDS encoding alpha/beta hydrolase, with product MNEDTFTFDGSDGQSIHVYRWTGDGTPRAIVQLAHGMGEHAARYRRFAEALTDAGYVVYANDHRGHGRTAGGPEHYGELGPAGWAGLVADIGTLGKRAREEHPDTSLILFGHSMGSFALQQFLIGHSGDVDAAVLSGTSALDVIGAGIDPDAEVDLSAFNAPFEPAPTEYEWLSRDRAEVDAYVADDACGFGLDATAARGMLEGTASTSDLDSIARVRADLPIYLMSGDADPLAGGGELIELVAQRYRDAGVDDVFVARYPGARHEILNEINRDEVTADLIAWLDRVLA from the coding sequence ATGAACGAGGACACCTTCACCTTCGACGGAAGCGACGGCCAATCGATCCACGTGTATCGCTGGACCGGAGACGGCACGCCGCGGGCGATCGTCCAATTGGCGCACGGTATGGGCGAGCACGCCGCCCGCTACCGCCGGTTTGCCGAAGCGCTCACCGACGCCGGATACGTGGTGTACGCCAACGACCATCGCGGTCACGGCCGCACCGCCGGTGGTCCGGAGCATTACGGCGAGCTTGGGCCGGCCGGGTGGGCGGGCCTCGTCGCCGACATCGGAACGCTCGGCAAACGGGCCCGCGAGGAGCACCCCGACACGTCGCTGATCCTGTTCGGCCACTCGATGGGCTCGTTTGCGCTCCAGCAGTTTCTGATCGGCCACTCCGGCGACGTGGATGCTGCGGTCCTCTCGGGCACCTCGGCGCTCGACGTGATTGGAGCTGGAATCGATCCCGATGCCGAGGTCGATCTCAGCGCCTTCAACGCCCCGTTCGAGCCGGCGCCGACCGAGTATGAGTGGCTCAGCCGGGATCGCGCCGAGGTCGACGCCTACGTCGCCGACGACGCCTGCGGTTTCGGCCTCGACGCAACGGCCGCTCGCGGCATGCTCGAGGGGACCGCATCGACCAGCGATCTGGATTCGATCGCCCGGGTGCGGGCCGATCTGCCGATCTACCTCATGTCGGGCGACGCCGATCCACTGGCGGGCGGCGGTGAGCTGATCGAGTTGGTTGCTCAGCGCTACCGCGACGCCGGAGTCGACGACGTCTTCGTTGCTCGATACCCGGGGGCACGCCACGAGATCCTCAACGAGATCAACCGTGACGAGGTCACCGCCGACCTCATTGCGTGGCTCGATCGAGTGCTCGCCTGA
- the disA gene encoding DNA integrity scanning protein DisA, translating into MIARRKQELWDALSAVAPGTQLRDGLDRISKARMGALIVVGDGPEVLNVCSGGFLLDAAFTPQRLSELAKMDGAIILSADSSRIARANVHLVPNPNVPTTETGTRHRTAERVARSVGVPVATVSEDMAVLTVYRGDEKYQLESIPNILNRCDQALQTLERYKSRLNEELASLTAHEVEGLVTLRDVIVVLQRSEMVSRIADELRHHLIELGADGRLVRLQLRDLMAGVGDERTNLIRDYAPDGIEPAEALERLRDLDPGEITDPDDVGDVLELGDGNSVDLDQTMQPRGYRILARILPRLPEPVIEAVVGSCGRFDKLMRASTEELADVAEVSEQLAAVIRDGLSQQAQSSILNRYQ; encoded by the coding sequence GTGATCGCTCGGCGCAAACAGGAGTTGTGGGACGCGCTGTCGGCGGTCGCTCCCGGAACCCAGCTGCGCGACGGCCTCGATCGCATCTCCAAGGCGAGGATGGGCGCCCTGATCGTCGTCGGGGATGGCCCGGAGGTGCTCAACGTGTGTTCGGGCGGGTTCCTCCTCGACGCAGCGTTCACGCCCCAACGGTTGAGCGAGCTGGCCAAGATGGACGGCGCCATCATCTTGTCGGCCGACTCGTCGCGTATTGCCCGCGCCAACGTTCACCTGGTGCCCAACCCCAACGTGCCGACCACCGAGACCGGCACCCGCCATCGCACCGCCGAGCGTGTGGCGCGCTCGGTCGGCGTGCCGGTGGCCACCGTGTCCGAGGACATGGCGGTGCTCACCGTGTACCGGGGCGACGAGAAGTACCAGCTCGAGTCGATCCCCAACATCCTCAACCGCTGCGATCAGGCGCTGCAGACGCTGGAGCGCTACAAGAGCCGCCTCAACGAGGAGCTGGCCAGCCTGACCGCCCACGAGGTGGAGGGCCTGGTGACACTGCGCGACGTCATCGTCGTGCTGCAGCGCTCCGAGATGGTCAGCCGGATCGCCGACGAACTCCGGCACCACCTGATCGAGCTGGGTGCCGACGGCCGCCTGGTGCGCCTCCAGCTTCGCGACCTGATGGCGGGCGTCGGCGACGAACGCACCAACCTGATCCGCGACTACGCACCCGACGGCATCGAACCTGCGGAGGCGCTCGAGCGTCTGCGGGACCTGGACCCGGGCGAGATCACCGACCCCGACGATGTCGGCGACGTGCTCGAGCTCGGCGACGGCAACTCGGTCGACCTCGACCAGACGATGCAGCCGCGCGGCTATCGCATCCTGGCACGCATCCTGCCCCGGCTTCCCGAGCCGGTGATCGAAGCGGTGGTCGGCAGCTGCGGCCGGTTCGACAAGCTGATGCGGGCCTCGACCGAGGAACTGGCCGACGTGGCCGAGGTGAGCGAGCAGCTGGCAGCGGTCATCCGTGACGGTCTCAGCCAGCAGGCTCAATCGTCGATCCTCAACCGCTACCAGTAG
- a CDS encoding dienelactone hydrolase family protein translates to MRITLHTGTPAEIARPAGVTPARGLVMWPDIRGLRPLFDQHAQRVADAEGWVVVVPEMWPGREQLSVVDRLESAGELRDDAKLADALAAAEATGCDTVGIMGFCMGGMYAMKASSSGRFDASVSFYGMIRMPEAWRAPHQTDAIDSVAAPGACPVLALCGTEDPWLPESELDELDEVATVVRYPGADHAFAQDPDGANHRPEDAADAWGRALAFLGSGGDPTAASEAGSPT, encoded by the coding sequence ATGCGCATCACGTTGCACACCGGCACGCCGGCGGAGATCGCTCGTCCGGCCGGGGTGACGCCCGCTCGTGGCCTCGTCATGTGGCCCGATATCCGTGGTCTGCGGCCGCTGTTCGACCAGCATGCTCAACGGGTGGCCGACGCCGAGGGCTGGGTCGTGGTTGTGCCGGAGATGTGGCCCGGCCGCGAGCAGCTGAGCGTGGTCGATCGCCTGGAGTCCGCCGGTGAGCTGCGCGATGACGCCAAACTGGCCGATGCGCTGGCTGCAGCGGAGGCGACCGGGTGCGACACCGTTGGCATCATGGGGTTCTGCATGGGTGGCATGTACGCCATGAAGGCCTCGTCGTCGGGGCGGTTCGACGCTTCGGTGAGCTTCTACGGCATGATCCGCATGCCCGAGGCGTGGCGGGCTCCCCATCAGACCGATGCCATCGATTCGGTCGCAGCGCCGGGAGCGTGTCCCGTGCTGGCGCTGTGCGGCACGGAGGATCCGTGGCTGCCGGAGAGCGAGTTGGACGAGCTGGACGAGGTGGCCACCGTGGTGCGCTACCCCGGCGCCGACCATGCGTTCGCCCAGGACCCCGACGGTGCCAACCACCGCCCCGAGGATGCGGCCGACGCGTGGGGGCGTGCCCTGGCGTTTCTGGGCAGCGGCGGCGATCCGACCGCTGCGAGCGAAGCGGGGTCACCAACGTGA
- a CDS encoding DUF480 domain-containing protein: MSDDLMSGEPATGEVAPALGAIELRVLGCLMEKELTVPSTYPLTLNALVTAANQSSGRNPIMALDAGEVAGALDALRDRSLIRRVYPRSGERREKFRQVADEVLELSDGRRAVLTLLMLRGPQTPGELRSRAGRLHSFGELSEVTDALGELAGRTTPLVVELPRQAGRREARWAHLLGSAAPADVVAEQADPPSVDSPPPPAMSPLLDPLRPLIGRWEGSGKGEYPTIDDFGYSETITFAPLADKPVLVYTSATRHADDGRPLHAETGYLRLIGESEVELVIAQAPGLIEAGSGLATHPGGAEDRHAVRLAIDSTIVAGTPTAKEVTATERRYLVTGNRLGYDLAMAAVGLPMTHHLTAELKRVE, translated from the coding sequence GTGAGCGACGACCTGATGAGCGGCGAACCGGCGACCGGCGAGGTCGCGCCTGCGCTCGGAGCCATCGAACTCCGGGTGCTGGGATGCCTGATGGAGAAAGAGCTGACCGTTCCCTCCACCTACCCGCTGACGCTCAACGCGCTGGTGACGGCCGCCAACCAGAGCTCGGGGCGCAACCCGATCATGGCGCTCGACGCAGGCGAGGTTGCCGGCGCGCTCGACGCCCTGCGAGATCGCTCGCTGATTCGTCGGGTGTATCCCCGCTCCGGAGAGCGACGGGAGAAGTTCCGTCAGGTGGCCGACGAGGTGTTGGAGCTGTCCGATGGTCGTCGGGCGGTGCTGACGCTGCTGATGCTGCGCGGGCCGCAGACGCCAGGGGAGTTGCGCAGCCGGGCCGGCCGCCTCCACAGCTTTGGCGAGCTGTCCGAGGTGACCGATGCGCTGGGCGAGCTGGCCGGTCGCACCACGCCGCTGGTCGTCGAGCTGCCCCGTCAGGCCGGTCGCCGCGAGGCCCGCTGGGCCCACCTGCTGGGAAGCGCTGCGCCGGCCGATGTGGTGGCGGAACAAGCCGACCCGCCTTCCGTCGATTCGCCACCTCCACCTGCGATGTCACCGTTGCTCGACCCGCTGCGACCGCTGATCGGCCGCTGGGAAGGGTCCGGGAAAGGGGAGTACCCGACGATCGACGACTTCGGGTACTCCGAAACGATCACGTTCGCGCCGCTGGCCGACAAGCCGGTGCTGGTCTATACGTCGGCGACCAGGCACGCCGACGACGGTCGTCCGCTGCACGCCGAGACCGGCTACCTGCGGTTGATCGGGGAGTCGGAGGTGGAGCTGGTCATCGCCCAGGCGCCCGGCCTCATCGAGGCGGGATCCGGCCTCGCCACCCATCCCGGTGGCGCCGAGGATCGGCACGCCGTGCGCTTGGCGATCGACTCCACCATCGTCGCCGGCACACCCACGGCCAAGGAGGTCACCGCCACGGAGCGGCGCTACCTGGTGACGGGCAATCGGCTCGGCTACGACCTCGCCATGGCTGCGGTCGGCCTCCCGATGACCCACCACCTGACCGCCGAACTGAAGCGGGTCGAGTAG
- a CDS encoding Crp/Fnr family transcriptional regulator, producing the protein MDRSKLAEVTLFAALTDSELDRMLDESSSLDLVRGDVLFKEDEDADALFVVESGRVAIGNRSVDGRESIVALMESGDLFGEMSLFDGTGRSADARALEPSQVLSVPFGPLRAILDERPALLWEVVKMLSGRLRHMDAALADAFFLDVTGRTAKRLLELAGDTDAFEIPITQEELAGLIGASRERVNKAISAFMRLGWIEQHDRAYVILKRRELEIRAR; encoded by the coding sequence GTGGATCGATCCAAGCTTGCCGAAGTCACCTTGTTCGCTGCGCTCACCGACTCCGAGCTCGATCGCATGCTCGACGAGTCGTCCAGCCTCGACCTGGTTCGAGGCGACGTGCTGTTCAAGGAGGACGAGGATGCCGACGCATTGTTCGTTGTCGAGTCGGGCCGGGTGGCGATCGGCAACCGCTCGGTCGACGGTCGCGAGTCGATAGTCGCTCTGATGGAATCAGGCGACCTGTTTGGCGAGATGAGCCTGTTCGACGGCACCGGACGCTCGGCCGACGCCCGGGCGCTCGAGCCGTCGCAGGTGCTGTCGGTTCCCTTCGGCCCGCTGCGCGCCATCCTCGATGAGCGCCCCGCCCTCCTGTGGGAGGTGGTGAAGATGCTCAGCGGGCGGCTGCGCCACATGGACGCAGCGCTCGCCGATGCGTTCTTCCTCGATGTGACCGGCCGTACCGCCAAGCGCCTGCTCGAGTTGGCCGGCGACACCGATGCCTTCGAGATTCCCATCACCCAGGAAGAGCTGGCCGGGCTGATCGGCGCCAGCCGCGAACGCGTCAACAAGGCGATCTCGGCGTTCATGCGCCTCGGCTGGATCGAACAGCACGACCGGGCCTACGTCATCTTGAAGCGACGCGAGCTCGAGATCCGCGCCCGCTGA
- the ispD gene encoding 2-C-methyl-D-erythritol 4-phosphate cytidylyltransferase has translation MALAYLVMVLDVWTIVVAAGSGRRFGGPKQFVALAGRPLLAWALEAAAEVSTGVVVVVPADRLEHLARLRPQLPGIDAVVAGGATRSESVRAGLAAVPATAGIVAVHDGARPLADRAVFRRVIDAVASPDGAAGAIPGVALTDTLRSNDGSVVDRDTLIAVQTPQAFRADALRQAHRDHREATDDASLIEACGQRIEVVEGDPANLKVTVPSDLVVAAALLAERDATGPAPHADDRPGAAAREDGEMADHDRTEPIDLRVGNGFDIHRFSDDPERRCVLGGVEIPGVPGLEAHSDGDPVAHAVAEALLGAIGLGDLGSHFPDTDPAHAGADSMALLGEVVARVADAGWQAVNVDCSVIAERPKLAPHRDEMTRRLSDVVGAPVSVKGRRAEGVGSLGSGEAIVALASALVARR, from the coding sequence ATGGCACTCGCCTACCTTGTGATGGTGCTCGATGTGTGGACGATCGTGGTGGCCGCCGGCTCCGGGCGGCGTTTCGGGGGGCCCAAGCAGTTCGTCGCCCTTGCGGGTCGGCCCCTGCTGGCCTGGGCGCTCGAGGCGGCTGCGGAGGTCTCCACCGGTGTCGTGGTCGTCGTGCCCGCCGACCGGTTGGAGCACCTGGCCCGGCTGCGGCCGCAGCTGCCCGGCATCGACGCCGTCGTGGCCGGGGGTGCCACACGCTCGGAATCGGTGCGGGCCGGGCTGGCGGCAGTGCCAGCAACGGCTGGAATCGTCGCCGTGCACGACGGGGCGCGCCCGTTGGCCGACCGGGCCGTGTTCCGTCGGGTGATCGACGCGGTTGCGTCCCCGGACGGGGCGGCCGGAGCCATCCCTGGCGTGGCGCTGACCGACACGCTGCGTTCGAACGATGGATCGGTGGTCGATCGGGACACGCTGATCGCCGTGCAGACGCCCCAGGCCTTCCGTGCGGACGCGTTGCGCCAGGCGCACCGGGATCATCGCGAGGCCACCGACGACGCCTCGCTGATCGAGGCCTGCGGGCAGCGGATTGAGGTCGTCGAGGGGGACCCGGCGAACCTGAAGGTGACCGTGCCGTCGGACCTCGTCGTCGCCGCAGCGCTGCTGGCCGAACGGGATGCGACCGGGCCTGCACCCCACGCCGATGACCGCCCGGGTGCGGCGGCGCGGGAGGATGGGGAGATGGCCGACCACGACCGCACCGAGCCGATCGACCTGCGCGTCGGCAACGGCTTCGACATCCATCGCTTCTCCGACGATCCCGAGCGTCGCTGTGTGCTCGGCGGAGTCGAGATTCCCGGTGTGCCCGGGCTGGAGGCCCACAGCGACGGTGATCCGGTCGCCCATGCGGTCGCCGAGGCGCTGCTGGGTGCCATCGGGCTCGGTGATTTGGGTTCCCACTTTCCCGACACCGACCCGGCTCACGCAGGCGCCGACTCGATGGCACTGCTCGGCGAGGTGGTCGCCCGTGTGGCCGACGCCGGTTGGCAGGCGGTCAACGTCGACTGTTCGGTGATCGCCGAACGACCCAAGCTGGCGCCTCACCGCGACGAGATGACCCGGCGGCTCAGCGATGTGGTCGGCGCGCCTGTGTCGGTCAAAGGACGACGTGCCGAGGGCGTCGGTTCGCTCGGCTCCGGCGAAGCGATCGTTGCGCTGGCCAGCGCACTGGTGGCCCGCCGATGA
- the rlmB gene encoding 23S rRNA (guanosine(2251)-2'-O)-methyltransferase RlmB, with protein sequence MSRGTGGSRNNPSGGKRPARGGVGKGASPKGGGPGRGRGSGAGERTPSRGGSGGKPPRGKAGGGQRSGPPRRGPTAQTGSSVRYSDRGDRRTRPSATTSRYGLGGDQVEGRQAVRELLLAGTRKVREIFLAEDLDPAPVLDDIRQLAREQRVMVTELGRKALDRRSYTESSQGVVAEAAELKPVELEDLVADGGRGGSPFLLALDGVTDPRNLGALLRTAECAGVDGVILPRHRAAHVTPTVTKTAAGAVEHLPMALVGGLPAAIESLRSAGVWVVGLDSAGPTSLYDLTVATQPICLVAGAEGKGLSRLVARRCDEVVSLPLRGSLDSLNVAAAVAIATYEITRRRSL encoded by the coding sequence ATGAGCCGGGGAACGGGAGGCTCGAGAAACAACCCGTCCGGCGGTAAGCGGCCGGCGCGGGGTGGCGTCGGCAAGGGCGCTTCTCCCAAGGGCGGTGGACCTGGCCGAGGGCGAGGTTCGGGCGCCGGCGAACGGACGCCGAGCAGGGGTGGCTCAGGAGGCAAGCCGCCACGGGGCAAAGCGGGCGGAGGCCAGCGCAGCGGACCCCCTCGCCGCGGCCCGACCGCTCAGACCGGCAGCTCGGTTCGCTACAGCGATCGCGGCGACCGTCGAACCCGGCCGAGCGCCACCACCTCGCGCTACGGCTTGGGCGGGGACCAGGTCGAGGGTCGTCAGGCCGTGCGCGAGCTGTTGCTGGCGGGCACCCGCAAGGTGCGCGAGATCTTCCTGGCCGAGGACCTCGACCCGGCGCCGGTGCTCGACGACATTCGTCAGCTGGCACGCGAGCAGCGGGTGATGGTGACCGAGCTGGGACGTAAGGCGCTCGACCGTCGCAGCTACACCGAGTCCAGCCAAGGCGTGGTGGCCGAGGCCGCCGAGCTGAAGCCGGTCGAGCTCGAGGACCTCGTTGCAGACGGCGGCCGTGGCGGTTCGCCGTTTCTGCTGGCCCTCGATGGGGTCACCGACCCCCGCAACCTGGGTGCGCTGCTGCGAACTGCAGAATGTGCCGGCGTGGATGGGGTCATCCTGCCCCGACACCGGGCTGCGCACGTCACGCCGACGGTGACCAAGACGGCCGCCGGTGCCGTCGAGCACCTGCCGATGGCTCTGGTGGGCGGGTTGCCCGCTGCGATCGAGTCGCTCCGTTCGGCGGGGGTGTGGGTGGTCGGCCTGGACAGCGCCGGTCCCACCTCGCTCTACGACCTGACCGTCGCCACCCAGCCGATCTGCCTCGTCGCCGGCGCCGAGGGCAAAGGTCTGTCGCGTCTGGTGGCGCGCCGCTGCGACGAGGTGGTGTCGCTGCCGCTACGAGGCAGCCTCGACTCGTTGAACGTGGCTGCGGCGGTGGCGATCGCCACCTACGAGATCACCCGACGTCGCTCGTTGTGA
- a CDS encoding LytR C-terminal domain-containing protein codes for MTEPTRSRSSRPTQPNAGRGIALVAVAVIIGVLLVWKNPGTGQVTASPDLHSATSTTAGGDDPAKDATTTTAAPTTSVPVAELKVTVANASGVSGAAGDVAEKLKAAGYTSVAALNGDKGQPTKVYFENGFEADAKAVAKAAGLPESTVEARPPEVSIEASGKNAQVIVILGDGFDPAKPGADGGDAATSTPPGVATTAAG; via the coding sequence ATGACCGAACCAACACGATCACGATCTTCTCGTCCCACCCAGCCCAACGCCGGGCGCGGGATCGCCCTCGTCGCCGTTGCAGTGATCATCGGCGTGCTGCTGGTCTGGAAGAACCCCGGCACTGGCCAGGTGACGGCCTCACCCGATCTGCACTCGGCCACGTCGACAACCGCCGGTGGTGACGATCCTGCCAAGGACGCGACCACGACGACCGCTGCGCCGACGACGTCGGTGCCGGTCGCCGAGCTGAAGGTCACCGTGGCCAACGCCTCCGGGGTGAGCGGTGCGGCCGGCGACGTTGCCGAGAAGTTGAAGGCGGCCGGCTATACGAGCGTTGCGGCGCTCAACGGCGACAAGGGCCAGCCGACCAAGGTGTACTTCGAGAACGGCTTCGAGGCCGACGCCAAGGCTGTCGCCAAGGCCGCCGGGCTCCCCGAGTCAACCGTGGAGGCGCGGCCCCCCGAGGTTTCCATCGAGGCCAGCGGCAAGAACGCTCAGGTGATCGTCATTCTCGGCGACGGCTTCGATCCGGCGAAACCGGGTGCAGACGGTGGCGACGCGGCCACCAGCACACCGCCGGGCGTGGCGACCACCGCGGCGGGATAG
- a CDS encoding glycerate kinase, protein MRIVVAPDKFRGSLSALDAAEAMAEAVEARGWTALKVPMSDGGEGFLEVLGGANRTSTVTGPLGDPVEAGWRLSRKRAVLEMASASGLALVGGAEGNEPLAADTTGVGELIAAALDAGARSIVIGMGGSATTDGGLGALRSLGPVPRLGGVRLEVACDVRLTFTAAAACFAPQKGATTAQVELLSRRLDRLVELYAESYGVDVSSLVGSGSAGGLAGGLAALGATLTEGFELVADHVGLEVMLEDADAVLTGEGLCDAASFEGKVLGGVAGLAASLGLSAGAVVGELDDGLELPPGFEVASLVAGVGREAALGDPARSVTLATERMLDALLPG, encoded by the coding sequence GTGCGCATCGTCGTGGCCCCCGACAAGTTCCGCGGCTCGCTGAGCGCGCTCGATGCCGCCGAAGCCATGGCCGAAGCCGTGGAAGCGCGCGGGTGGACGGCGCTCAAGGTGCCGATGAGCGACGGCGGCGAAGGGTTTCTCGAGGTGTTGGGGGGCGCCAACCGCACGAGCACCGTCACCGGACCGCTCGGCGACCCGGTTGAGGCCGGCTGGCGACTCAGCCGAAAGCGGGCGGTGCTCGAGATGGCCTCCGCCTCCGGGCTGGCGCTGGTCGGCGGGGCCGAGGGCAACGAGCCGCTGGCCGCCGACACGACCGGGGTGGGCGAGTTGATCGCCGCCGCCCTCGACGCCGGCGCCCGGTCGATCGTGATCGGCATGGGAGGCTCGGCGACCACCGATGGTGGGTTGGGTGCGCTGCGGAGCCTGGGGCCCGTGCCGCGTCTGGGCGGCGTCCGTCTGGAAGTCGCCTGCGACGTCCGCCTCACCTTCACCGCAGCTGCCGCCTGCTTCGCCCCGCAGAAGGGCGCCACGACCGCCCAGGTGGAGCTGCTCAGCCGGCGGCTGGACCGGTTGGTGGAACTGTACGCGGAGAGCTACGGCGTCGACGTGTCGTCGCTGGTGGGTTCGGGCTCGGCGGGAGGGCTCGCCGGGGGGTTGGCGGCGCTTGGCGCCACCCTGACCGAGGGCTTCGAGCTGGTCGCCGACCACGTCGGCCTTGAGGTGATGCTCGAAGACGCCGACGCGGTTCTGACCGGCGAGGGTCTCTGCGATGCCGCCTCCTTCGAGGGCAAGGTGCTCGGCGGCGTCGCCGGACTGGCCGCCTCGCTGGGCCTGTCGGCGGGAGCGGTGGTGGGTGAACTCGACGACGGCCTCGAGCTGCCCCCGGGCTTCGAAGTCGCCTCGCTGGTTGCTGGCGTCGGACGAGAGGCAGCGCTCGGTGATCCCGCTCGCTCGGTGACGCTCGCCACCGAGCGGATGCTCGACGCCCTGCTTCCGGGCTGA